One window of the Babesia microti strain RI chromosome IV, complete genome genome contains the following:
- a CDS encoding SNF2 family N-terminal domain (overlaps_old_locusTagID:BBM_III06365), with the protein MRPRNHWCKLCQDDFVPSDDIVKCVECPKRFHKECLQYETAEYGDLSSIDFNNYQCPDCQKYCEEIAIENDDRCKICKEINEETLLLCDGCPNSYHLSCLALETEPDADNWYCPMCKPEDHKGHEIRRLNRRPRTESTTDHVNSTTCYVCQRHGKLLGCDFCSNSFHHSCLLDFEFDFSGDVWECPCCKGEDPLLNQAHKRWTRQQMEEVIAQRKKLIMLWRPKINRYRTRFLLAHKNYLVPFVTSKVLNNLSRNLVVESGHSRKKLKLTRDIRNVLEQLEEEGKYEARKFVQKTLKSVYYPSGRKMEGRPLREGVVLKPHQKDGVKWLLKSFLNGGAILADEMGLGKTIQTLCFLSYLNSIKIGGPHLIVVPLSTVGNWLREAHRFTPHLSCIKICGSRTERLHAMEDRLSCRGLYDLYITTYETIKNEESFFVETIPHWQCLVLDEAHRIKNHSNASRHSMDRIASNMRLLLTGTPLQNNALELFTLINFMFPDIFKDSEIMEQAFKPYSKGKDLGIDSFFGTEELDSIRLLLSKIMLRRLKEHAISLPKKIFNDVWLPLSGTAAFWYKSLIEARESSQDNMSVRKLLGLVIKMRIICGHPRGIVSRSSQFDKLCSYFAVDAENPDPNHIDDKFLGHAKSLQDISGEAHIAASSKLIFLDKLLLQLHYENCAFAPGYKAMVTNHLRETLKHKSKSPSKMTLQQIKSVQPGYIVEPRPTSDKKSMFVESMRPSEYTVQCPYTGINNELNDINMDFELERQFSDSDEHTDDEAESYVEESPNKKNVNAENSSDNKLGTIGITNNTSSDVDNAAKEVREDPMNFEGESPKKRLDKKPSMHKMLIFTQFQLVLDELERYCKYRGWKYMRLDGSTNKLIRELDIREFNSNDSPYFIYLISTRAGGLGINLTSANHVVLYDEDWNPFVDLQAIDRAHRIGQKRNVHIWKLITEWTVEERMAIRRDQKLKLDKLIMRSEGDLVDSNDAPQDSLSPAEIIKMLMHGRMAIMNMEPEDISNLSLDKCMSRERRKPNILEETLNDETIETTIESGMLVDKEIIVTSAIQEEEGIVSDPLSLEEKPEEQIAGPPEGFTESNRDEFITQLKDAGFLWRSERDRKKPALMYVPESWNKKSEAKTLKHEPRCFTCGQPKNYKCKYTDKNGESIEIDYGELFHCYRCPRSYHKICENLPELNRKTWSCRWHECCLCFRKSSQCGNLLIHCSSCPTSFCYDCFPPDYKRHYVDDAYYRQLNHRGLAANQQNWIFFFCSKCKAFQEQRKKRRISKVEKEKRSNQQKELRLKLKSSKISDKDMILHKKTIDDMDAKLEDELRNGYQALFPKDFVDELQRRIDRDRQLLRTNEADLSYKNTKVDGQESKAGVELDNNSLSPSTVPTDTSSSVNDAGATEVNKKKVRKATTFSNSRLPGKMLSLCDNCRMFGHNVPKYPSECMFPQEFGKSPVEVTKNGKIPGKKLVRATCSKCNSIHLGKAAHSRKHCKLLSNDEIKEYDKRREGQRKIILELGKQEPLKCPSSLETLSLGSFKSLYTNLLNKADNVMEVCIVNAGMGKTLGERKAKKKPESVKAEGESDSIVKREIGDYSGTETSVISSFANAMLNNDMSGKFTNLNSSLRPMHPKLLTSFSTISSLQNH; encoded by the exons ATGAGACCACGAAACCACTGGTGTAAATTGTGCCAGGACGACTTCGTCCCCTCCGACGACATAGTTAAAT GTGTGGAATGTCCAAAACGATTCCACAAGGAATGTCTCCAGTATGAAACCGCCGAATATGGCGATTTATCTTCTATTGACTTCAACAATTATCAG TGTCCAGACTGCCAAAAGTATTGTGAGGAAATTGCCATAGAAAACGATGACCGgtgtaaaatatgtaagGAAATCAATGAAGAAACGCTTCTTTTGTGTGATGGCTGCCCTAACTCATACCATTTGTCATGTCTT GCTCTTGAAACTGAACCTGATGCCGATAACTGGTACTGTCCCATGTGCAAACCAGAAGATCACAAGGGACATGAAATTCGGCGTTTGAACAGAAGACCTCGCACGGAAAGTACTACAGATCATGTCAATTCTACAACTTGCTATGTCTGTCAGCGAC ATGGGAAGTTATTAGGTTGTGATTTTTGCTCCAATTCCTTTCACCACTCTTGTTTGTTGGACTTTGAGTTCGATTTTTCCGGTGACGTATGGGAATGTCCTTGTTGTAAGGGGGAGGATCCACTGCTTAACCAGGCCCACAAGCGTTGGACAAGGCAGCAGATGGAGGAGGTTATAGCGCAGCGCAAGAAGCTGATTATGCTTTGGCGCCCTAAGATAAATAGGTACAGAACTAGGTTCCTATTGGCGCATAAGAACTACCTAGTACCTTTTGTCACTAGTAAAGTGTTGAATAACTTGTCTAGAAATCTTGTAGTAGAGTCTGGACACTCTAGAAAAAAGTTAAAGCTAACTAGGGATATTAGGAATGTATTGGAGCAATTGGAGGAGGAG GGTAAATATGAAGCTAGAAAATTTGTCCAAAAAACACTTAAATCAGTTTACTACCCTAGCGGTAGGAAGATGGAGGGAAGGCCGTTAAGAGAGGGTGTAGTGTTGAAGCCCCACCAAAAAGATGGTGTAAAATGGTTGTTAAAGTCATTTTTGAACGGAGGTGCTATTTTAGCAGATGAAATGG ggttAGGGAAGACAATACAAACACTCTGTTTCTTGTCATACCTTAATTCAATCAAAATTGGGGGGCCGCACCTGATTGTCGTGCCCCTGAGCACCGTGGGTAACTGGCTGAGGGAGGCGCATAGATTTACTCCCCATTTATCttgtattaaaatttgcgGATCGAGAACTGAGAGGTTGCATGCGATGGAAGATAGAC TTTCATGTCGGGGGCTCTACGATCTGTACATAACGACGTACGAGACGATTAAGAACGAGGAGAGTTTCTTTGTAGAGACAATTCCGCACTGGCAATGTCTGGTGCTTGACGAGGCCCATAGGATTAAGAACCATTCTAACGCCTCTCGGCACTCTATGGACAGGATAGCAAGTAACATGAGACTGCTATTAACGGGTACGCCATTGCAGAACAATGCATTGGAGCTATTCACgctgataaattttatgtttcCGGATATTTTCAAGGATTCCGAGATCATGGAGCAG GCCTTCAAGCCCTATTCCAAAGGCAAAGACTTGGGCATTGACTCTTTTTTTGGGACAGAAGAACTTGATTCCATACGTTTACTCCTAAGCAAAATCATGCTCAGGAGACTCAAAGAACATGCAATATCGCTGCCAAAGAAAATATTCAACGATGTTTGGCTTCCACTAAGCGGCACCGCCGCCTTTTGGTACAAGTCGCTTATTGAGGCCCGCGAGTCCTCCCAAGACAATATGTCAGTACGCAAACTTCTAGGCCTGGTTATCAAGATGAGAATCATCTGCGGCCACCCAAGGGGCATTGTGAGTCGCAGTAGCCAATTTGACAAGCTCTGTTCATATTTTGCGGTGGATGCTGAAAATCCAGACCCAAATCACATCGACGATAAGTTTTTAGGGCATGCCAAATCGCTCCAAGATATTTCAGGAGAGGCTCACATTGCGGCCTCATCTAAGTTGATATTTCTGGATAAATTACTGCTACAGCTTCATTACGAAAACTGCGCCTTTGCCCCTGGGTACAAGGCAATGGTCACAAATCATCTGAGGGAAACACTCAAACATAAGTCTAAAAGTCCAAGCAAAATGACTTTGCAGCAGATAAAATCTGTGCAGCCTGGATATATTGTGGAACCCAGACCAACAAGTGACAAGAAGAGCATGTTTGTCGAGAGCATGCGTCCATCGGAATATACGGTACAGTGTCCATACACGGGTATTAACAATGAACTAAACGACATAAATATGGATTTTGAGTTGGAAAGGCAATTTTCAGACTCAGACGAACATACGGATGATGAGGCAGAATCGTACGTCGAGGAATCTCCGAACAAGAAAAATGTAAACGCAGAAAATAGTAGTGACAATAAATTAGGCACGATTGGTATAACTAATAATACAAGCAGTGATGTTGACAACGCTGCAAAGGAAGTAAGGGAGGATCCGATGAATTTTGAGGGTGAGAGTCCAAAGAAGAGGCTTGACAAAAAGCCCTCCATGCACAAAATGCTCATTTTTACTCAGTTCCAACTGGTACTGGATGAGCTAGAACGGTATTGTAAGTACCGCGGCTGGAAATATATGCGCCTCGATGGCTCTACCAACAAGCTTATCCGGGAGCTGGATATTAGGGAATTTAACTCCAATGATAGCCCCTATTTTATTTACCTGATAAGCACTAGGGCCGGTGGCCTGGGCATAAATTTGACCTCGGCAAACCACGTGGTGCTGTATGACGAGGATTGGAATCCATTTGTTGACCTCCAAGCCATTGATCG TGCCCATAGGATTGGACAGAAACGGAATGTCCACATTTGGAAGCTCATAACAGAATGGACTGTTGAAGAGCGAATGGCCATTAGGAGGGACCAGAAGCTCAAGCTAGACAAGCTAATAATGCGTTCTGAGGGCGATTTGGTGGATTCTAATGACGCGCCTCAGGATTCATTGTCCCCAGCGgaaatcattaaaatgcTGATGCATGGCAGGATGGCTATTATG AATATGGAGCCTGAAGACATTTCCAATCTCAGCTTAGATAAATGTATGAGTAGGGAGCGCCGCAAGCCAAATATACTCGAAGAGACCTTGAATGATGAGACAATTGAAACTACAATTGAGAGTGGAATGCTGGTTGACAAGGaaataattgtaactaGCGCCATACAGGAGGAGGAGGGGATTGTGTCCGACCCATTGTCACTGGAGGAAAAGCCGGAAGAACAGATTGCAGGACCTCCTGAAGGATTTACAGAGTCTAACAGagatgaatttattacGCAACTAAAGGACGCAGGGTTTTTGTGGAGGAGTGAAAGAGACCGTAAAAAGCCTGCACTAATGTACGTTCCGGAGAGTTGGAACAAAAAAAGCGAGGCTAAGACACTAAAACACGAGCCCAGATGTTTTACTTGCGGGCAGCCTAAGAActataaatgtaaatacACTGACAAGAATGGTGAGTCTATTGAAATTGACTACGGCGAGTTGTTCCACTGTTACCGTTGCCCAAGATCTTACCACAAAATTTGTGAGAATTTGCCAGAACTGAACCGTAAAACTTGGTCTTGTCGTTGGCACGAGTGCTGCCTGTGCTTCCGAAAGTCTTCACAATGCGGAAATCTACTAATTCACTGCTCATCATGCCCTACTAGTTTCTGTTATGATTGTTTTCCCCCAGACTACAA GCGCCATTATGTGGATGATGCCTATTATAGGCAGCTAAACCACAGGGGCTTGGCGGCGAATCAACAAAATTGGATCTTCTTCTTTTGCTCTAAATGCAAGGCATTCCAGGAGCAGAGGAAGAAGAGGCGCATCAGCAAGGTTGAGAAGGAGAAGAGATCCAATCAGCAGAAAGAGCTGAGGTTGAAGCTAAAGAGCAGCAAGATTTCAGATAAAGATATGATTTTGCATAAGAAGACCATCGATGACATGGATGCGAAACTTGAGGATGAACTAAGGAATGGATACCAGGCGCTTTTTCCAAAGGATTTTGTTGACGAGCTTCAGAGGAGGATAGATAGGGACCGCCAGCTACTTCGAACAAATGAAGCTGATTTGTCGTATAAAAACACTAAAGTGGATGGTCAAGAGTCTAAGGCAGGGGTAGAGCTTGATAATAATTCTTTATCGCCAAGCACAGTCCCTACAGATACATCTAGTTCAGTAAATGATGCCGGTGCTACAGAGGTAAATAAGAAGAAGGTTAGAAAAGCAACAACCTTCTCCAATTCTAGATTGCCCGGTAAAATGCTTTCACTCTGCGATAATTGCAGGATGTTTGGGCATAATGTACCAAAGTATCCATCAGAGTGTATGTTTCCCCAAGAGTTTGGCAAATCGCCGGTGGAGGTCACcaaaaatggcaaaatTCCTGGTAAAAAATTGGTTCGAGCTACTTGTTCAAAGTGCAACAGTATTCATCTGGGTAAGGCAGCCCACAGTAGGAAGCACTGCAAATTATTGTCAAATGATGAGATCAAGGAGTATGATAAGAGGCGGGAGGGACAACGAAAGATTATTTTGGAACTTGGTAAGCAGGAACCATTAAAGTGCCCTAGCTCCCTTGAAACGCTTTCTCTGGGATCTTTTAAGTCACTCTACACAAATTTGCTTAACAAAGCGGATAATGTTATGGAGGTTTGTATTGTTAACGCTGGTATGGGGAAGACTTTGGGGGAGAGGAAGGCCAAGAAAAAACCCGAATCTGTAAAAGCTGAGGGGGAGAGTGACAGCATCGTCAAACGTGAAATAGGAGATTATTCGGGGACTGAAACCAGTGTAATTAGTTCATTTGCCAATGCGATGTTGAACAATGACATGAGTGGTAAATTCACCAATTTAAACTCAAGCCTGAGGCCCATGCACCCTAAGCTTCTCACATCATTTTCTACTATCAGTTCTCTGCAAAATCACTAA
- a CDS encoding hypothetical protein (overlaps_old_locusTagID:BBM_III06370): MYEDEIYCLLSCGQNKQALDVINRCYEYCYVTSSIMALESVALARLGFTERALTLCDELFEIAAADYNIFHLLVEALKTLGKYSTIEKLCKIVLKYNNNQEEYLKILLNTYVRMLNFDLAQNIALKIFVKTKNQSMGILYCLFAIFKENPKPDCIVLAQKFMNKLDFSEFKPQIRLYLEISLLIALEDYDEIIQYFHKHKLPLYEIDNLELLIFAYVKKGDYASALNLLGKCSNKSLNMSIYEMDLCLISNVQYQCGDDAYLKLEYIKRRTLYQYLCANNKIPNSPDDLWSNHSSELSEYLKLLESELIKNIKKPLFFKYASNFLPFVNFMHHLLDKIDDNCLMSIINCEKIKIASKYFDTAPIHFIDERIDFFSSKSKTDPTLELALLLIEFHLIKYYRCNFDVTIICQLLNTVEYISNQVNSTVLYNILIDLYGTLGCIDISKRFFIKMNYKESLISTQASRFLHYSLISQRNDLVEKNSEIYLQWHNTTRCNISNSLVTAIEKSPHMIAHLSKLERLHSTSALKCCHLSAKFINLIDLDMDKVINGCKLYIDEFKLLVNGEMNWYYRNTTSCFSNLIMPTFQFSCFNSIPLITLMDKSDQDKDSVKSGFVSNDMKAQILPKNTTYFEEPQFLFPHKFYRNFTNSASLNDIITGCKYFPKHASIYRHTESALYKFNLETHKFIELETQIFVHILLLIYTVYEGSSISNIALSLKDYIATYSLQFNHKYLTLISQFSNSVLDAIKKLVSGGPEEMSNDILHSTIACIDECSNIIALPINKNDGKIDTNLLVITSKFVSLISLIPNRLVSVLKWIVRIRKLRVETVDINNSLDTLANQVNLLVCNVENWIALSSDMDEMQLLVCKSNITNLKRFNVI, translated from the exons ATGTATGAAGACGAAATTTATTGCCTGCTTTCTTGTGGTCAAAACAAACAGGCCCTAGATGTCATTAATAGGTGTTACGAATATTGCTATGTCACCTCATCCATCATGGCTCTTGAATCGGTTGCACTTGCCAGGCTAGGATTTACCGAACGTGCTCTGACCCTGTGCGATGAGCTGTTTGAAATAGCAGCTGCGGATTATAACATATTCCATCTATTGGTAGAAGCGCTGAAAACATTGGGTAAATATTCTACAATTGAAAAACTCTGTAAAATTGTGctaaaatacaataataatcaGGAGGAATATCTCAAAATACTACTCAATACATATGTCAGAATgctaaattttgatttgGCGCAAAATATTGCccttaaaatttttgtcaaGACTAAGAATCAGTCCATGGGCATTTTGTATTGTCTATTTGCCATATTTAAAGAGAATCCTAAACCAGACTGCATAGTTTTGGCTCAaaaatttatgaataaaCTAGATTTTTCGGAGTTTAAACCACAAATTCGCTTATATCTAGAAATCTCGCTCTTAATTGCTCTAGAAGATtatgatgaaataattCAGTATTTTCATAAACATAAACTACCCCTCTACGAAATTGATAACTTGGAATTGCTTATTTTTGCCTACGTTAAAAAGGGTGATTACGCATCGGCACTTAACTTGCTTGGCAAATGTTCTAATAAATCGCTAAATATGTCCATCTACGAAATGGATCTCTGTCTGATATCAAACGTGCAATATCAATGCGGTGATGATGCTTATTTGAAActtgaatatattaaaagaCGAACTTTGtatcaatatttatgtgctaataacaaaattccaaattcaCCGGATGATCTATGGTCAAATCATTCCTCTGAGTTGAGTGAGTACCTAAAATTACTTGAATCagaattgattaaaaatatcaaaaagCCTCTCTTTTTCAAATATGCTTCCAATTTCCTACCttttgtcaatttcatGCATCATTTGctagataaaattgatgataaCTGTTTGATGTCTATAATAAACTGcgaaaaaatcaaaatagcaagcaaatattttgacaCCGCCCCCATTCATTTTATTGATGAACgtattgattttttttcaaGCAAATCAAAAACTGATCCCACTCTTGAACTCGCATTACTACTAATCGAATTCCACctaatcaaatattacCGGTGTAATTTTGATGTAACTATCATTTGCCAATTGCTAAATACTGTTGAGTACATATCTAATCAAGTTAATTCTACAGTGctttacaatattttgatCGATTTATACGGAACACTTGGCTGTATTGATATCTCTAAGCGCtttttcattaaaatgAACTATAAAGAATCTCTAATATCAACTCAAGCGTCACGATTCCTCCACTATTCATTAATATCACAACGCAATGATCTTGTAGAAAAAAACtctgaaatatatttgcaATGGCACAACACGACCAGATGTAACATATCAAATTCTCTAGTGACTGCCATTGAAAAGAGTCCTCACATGATTGCGCATTTGAGCAAGCTGGAGAGATTACACTCAACTTCTGCGCTTAAATGTTGTCATCTATCGgctaaatttataaatttaattgatttggaCATGGATAAGGTGATTAACGGGTGTAAACTGTACATTGAtgaattcaaattgttagtAAATGGCGAAATGAACTGGTACTATAGGAACACTACTTCATGTTTCtctaatttaataatgccTACTTTCCAATTCTCCTGTTTTAACTCAATTCCTCTTATCACTCTCATGGATAAATCTGACCAAGATAAAGATAGTGTTAAAAGTGGATTTGTCTCCAATGATATGAAAGCACAAATATTACCAAAAAATACAACATATTTTGAAGAACCGCAGTTTCTATTCCctcacaaattttatagGAATTTCACAAACAGCGCTAGTcttaatgatattataactggatgcaaatattttcctAAACACGCCAGTATTTATCGCCATACCGAGTCTGCGCTTTACAAGTTTAATTTGGAGACGCACAAATTTATAGAGTTAGAGACTCAGATATTTGTccatattttattattgatttacaCTGTATATGAAGGATCTAGTATATCGAATATTGCATTGTCGCTGAAGGATTATATCGCAACGTATTCATTACAATTCAAccacaaatatttgacacTAATTTCACAGTTTTCAAATAGCGTATTGGATGctataaaaaaattggtCTCTGGTGGCCCCGAAGAGATGTCAAATGATATCTTACACAGCACGATCGCATGTATCGATGAATGCAGCAACATAATAGCTCTACCAATCAATAAGAATGACGGTAAAATAgatacaaatttactaGTAATCACtagtaaatttgtatcGCTAATATCCCTCATACCCAATAGGCTAGTGTCTGTTTTAAAGTGGATAGTACGCATACGTAAATTGAGAGTGGAGACGGTAGATATCAACAATTCACTAGATACTCTGGCAAATCAA GTTAATCTGCTTGTCTGCAATGTGGAAAATTGGATTGCTCTCTCCAGTGATATGGACGAG ATGCAACTGCTGGTGTGTAAGAGTAACATAACCAATCTAAAGCGTTTCAACGTtatttaa